One part of the Parabacteroides distasonis ATCC 8503 genome encodes these proteins:
- a CDS encoding GH92 family glycosyl hydrolase, giving the protein MRKYSMKPVCFLLFLCGVFTSCVTQGKKVQQEELSQYVEPRIGTAHCRWFHFTPGAMPFGMAKPAPSTNGHIGNKSGWEATGYDYRDQSIEGFPCLHEFQIGGIVLMPTTGSLKTIPGAVDDSTGIGYRSRFDRADEIATAGYYSVLLKDYSIRAELTATPRVAIQRYTFPAGEDSRILFDIGNRQGESGAVRDAEITFTEDGRIEGWVITEPEYVRKYQPGASVPLYFSAVLDKAPVGYGAFNGADIRPDERKATGVGAGLYLTFRTQDQESVTAKVGLSYTSVENARLNRETEAATLTFDEAREISRQTWEEYLGRIRVETPAQEDKVKFYTGLYHALLGRGLASDVNGAYPRNDGSVGQIPLKDGKPIHNLYNTDAAWGAQWNLTQVWALAYPEYYSDYISSHLLVYKDAGWLADGIANSRYVSGVGTNLLSTIIAGAYQCGIRDFDVNTAYEACLKNELDGENRPLGAGKIDTRYFVEYGYVPHLDKGDGPDEAFMFSASHTLEYAYSAWAVAQWAKQLGKTDDYNRLMDLSKGWERIYDPSCNFVRPKKKDGTFIEDFNPMQVWRGFQEGNAWQYTFYVPHDAKGLVAKVGADVFNHRLDSIFTVSRKLIFSGGTEVGAFAGLQTLYNQGNQPCLHIPWMFNEAGRPSLTQKWVRAILNEFYGTDGIHGYGYGQDEDQGQLGAWYVISSLGLFDMKGLTDQAPSFALGSPLFDKITIRLNDRYYKGKEFVIEARNNSKQNDYVQSMNLNGKPLTDTRIPFSEIIQGGHLVLEMGSQPKDGYEN; this is encoded by the coding sequence ATGAGAAAGTATAGTATGAAGCCGGTCTGTTTCCTCTTGTTCCTGTGCGGGGTTTTCACATCCTGCGTGACACAAGGCAAGAAGGTCCAGCAAGAGGAGCTTAGCCAATATGTAGAGCCTCGGATCGGCACGGCGCATTGCCGTTGGTTTCATTTTACCCCGGGAGCGATGCCTTTCGGTATGGCCAAGCCGGCCCCTTCTACGAACGGGCATATCGGGAATAAATCCGGTTGGGAGGCTACCGGTTACGATTATCGGGATCAATCGATCGAGGGTTTCCCCTGCTTGCATGAGTTTCAGATCGGTGGAATCGTCTTGATGCCTACGACGGGTTCATTGAAAACAATTCCCGGGGCGGTAGACGACTCGACAGGTATAGGATACCGTTCCCGTTTTGATCGTGCGGACGAGATCGCTACCGCCGGTTATTATTCCGTTCTCCTAAAAGATTACTCGATCCGGGCGGAGCTTACCGCTACCCCTCGTGTCGCTATCCAGCGTTATACGTTTCCGGCCGGGGAGGATAGCCGTATCTTGTTCGATATAGGAAACCGCCAAGGAGAAAGCGGAGCCGTGCGGGACGCGGAAATTACTTTTACGGAAGACGGGCGTATCGAGGGCTGGGTGATTACCGAGCCTGAATATGTGAGGAAATACCAGCCCGGGGCATCGGTTCCTTTGTATTTCTCGGCGGTGCTGGATAAGGCTCCCGTTGGATATGGCGCTTTCAACGGGGCGGATATCCGTCCGGATGAACGAAAAGCGACGGGTGTGGGAGCCGGACTTTATTTGACATTCCGTACCCAAGATCAAGAGTCGGTAACCGCTAAAGTAGGTCTTTCCTATACATCCGTGGAGAATGCCCGGTTAAATAGGGAGACGGAGGCCGCTACCCTTACGTTTGACGAAGCAAGGGAAATCTCTCGCCAAACATGGGAAGAATATTTGGGACGTATCCGGGTAGAGACTCCGGCGCAAGAGGATAAGGTGAAATTCTATACCGGTTTGTATCATGCTTTATTGGGCCGCGGATTGGCTAGCGACGTGAATGGCGCTTATCCGAGAAATGATGGCTCGGTAGGACAAATCCCTTTGAAAGACGGGAAACCGATACATAACTTATATAATACCGATGCCGCTTGGGGAGCGCAATGGAATCTGACGCAGGTTTGGGCTTTGGCCTATCCGGAATATTATTCGGATTATATAAGTAGCCATTTGTTGGTGTACAAGGACGCCGGCTGGCTGGCGGATGGAATCGCTAATAGCCGTTATGTCTCCGGGGTTGGTACGAATTTATTAAGTACGATTATCGCTGGCGCTTATCAATGTGGCATTCGGGATTTCGATGTGAATACGGCCTATGAGGCTTGCTTGAAGAATGAGTTGGATGGGGAGAATCGTCCATTGGGCGCAGGAAAGATCGATACCCGTTATTTCGTGGAATATGGTTATGTGCCTCATTTGGATAAGGGGGACGGGCCGGACGAGGCTTTCATGTTCTCCGCTTCCCATACCTTGGAATATGCTTATAGCGCATGGGCCGTGGCCCAATGGGCGAAGCAACTGGGTAAGACGGACGATTATAACCGTTTGATGGACTTATCGAAAGGCTGGGAGCGTATCTATGACCCTTCCTGTAATTTTGTCCGTCCTAAAAAGAAGGATGGTACGTTTATCGAGGACTTCAATCCGATGCAAGTATGGCGCGGATTCCAAGAAGGTAACGCTTGGCAATATACATTCTATGTACCGCACGACGCGAAAGGCTTGGTCGCGAAAGTAGGCGCAGACGTGTTTAACCATCGGTTGGATAGCATCTTCACGGTGTCTCGTAAATTAATCTTTAGCGGAGGCACGGAAGTAGGGGCTTTCGCCGGTTTGCAAACCTTGTATAACCAAGGAAACCAACCGTGCTTGCACATCCCTTGGATGTTCAACGAGGCCGGTCGTCCCTCGCTTACGCAAAAATGGGTACGGGCGATCTTGAATGAGTTCTATGGTACGGATGGCATCCACGGTTATGGCTACGGACAAGATGAGGATCAAGGCCAGCTCGGGGCTTGGTACGTGATCTCTTCCTTAGGCTTATTCGATATGAAAGGCTTGACGGATCAAGCGCCTTCTTTCGCTTTGGGCAGTCCTTTATTCGATAAGATTACGATCCGGCTGAATGACCGCTATTATAAAGGGAAGGAATTCGTGATTGAGGCCCGTAATAATAGTAAGCAAAATGATTACGTGCAATCGATGAACTTAAACGGGAAACCATTGACGGATACTCGTATTCCTTTCTCGGAGATTATTCAAGGTGGACATTTGGTTTTAGAAATGGGTAGCCAACCAAAAGATGGATATGAGAACTAA
- a CDS encoding ROK family protein — protein MMYTNDNRIVMTLDAGGTNFVFSAIQGGKEIADPVVLPACADCLDKCLGNLVEGFKAIQADLPEAPVAISFAFPGPADYQAGIIGDLPNFPSFRGGVALGPFLEDIFGIPVFINNDGSLFAYGEALTGVLPEINRRLREAGSTKRYKNLLGVTLGTGFGAGVVIDGELLRGDNAAGGYVWCLRNKKYPEYIVEESVSIRAVMRVYAERSGDAGARTPKEIFEIAEGIRPGNREAAIAAFEELGEMAGDALASAITLIDGLIVIGGGLSGASKYILPVLLKEMNAQTGMMDGARFGRLQKEVYDLDDEKSFAGFARGEAVEVLVPGTNRKVGYDPCKRIGVTFSKQGANRSIAMGAYVFALNHLSK, from the coding sequence ATGATGTACACAAATGACAATAGAATAGTAATGACATTGGATGCGGGAGGAACGAATTTTGTCTTCTCTGCCATCCAAGGTGGAAAAGAGATAGCCGATCCGGTAGTTCTTCCGGCATGCGCGGATTGCTTGGATAAGTGTTTAGGTAATTTGGTAGAGGGTTTTAAGGCAATTCAAGCAGACTTGCCGGAAGCTCCGGTCGCTATCAGTTTCGCTTTTCCTGGTCCGGCGGATTATCAAGCCGGTATCATAGGCGATTTACCCAACTTCCCCTCTTTCCGGGGTGGCGTAGCGTTAGGCCCGTTTCTGGAAGATATATTCGGGATACCGGTATTTATCAATAACGACGGAAGCTTGTTTGCGTACGGAGAGGCGTTGACGGGAGTGCTCCCGGAGATCAACCGCCGTTTGCGGGAGGCGGGAAGTACGAAACGATATAAGAATTTGCTAGGTGTCACGCTAGGGACAGGCTTTGGTGCCGGGGTTGTCATCGATGGAGAGCTTTTGCGGGGTGATAACGCGGCGGGAGGATATGTATGGTGCCTGCGGAACAAGAAGTACCCGGAGTATATCGTGGAGGAGAGCGTCAGCATACGGGCGGTCATGCGTGTCTATGCGGAGCGGAGCGGTGATGCGGGGGCGCGTACCCCGAAAGAGATCTTCGAGATCGCCGAGGGTATTCGTCCGGGTAACCGGGAAGCGGCTATCGCCGCGTTTGAGGAGTTGGGTGAGATGGCTGGGGACGCGTTGGCTTCCGCTATTACCTTGATCGATGGGCTTATCGTGATAGGCGGTGGTTTGTCCGGTGCTTCCAAGTACATCCTGCCGGTCTTGTTGAAAGAGATGAACGCGCAGACGGGAATGATGGACGGTGCTCGTTTCGGGCGCTTGCAAAAGGAGGTGTATGACTTGGACGACGAGAAGAGCTTCGCCGGTTTTGCCCGGGGAGAGGCTGTCGAGGTGCTAGTCCCGGGTACGAATCGCAAGGTAGGATACGATCCTTGTAAACGGATAGGGGTGACCTTCAGCAAGCAAGGAGCCAACCGCTCGATCGCTATGGGTGCTTATGTTTTTGCGTTAAACCATCTATCTAAATAA
- a CDS encoding class I mannose-6-phosphate isomerase: MRKSNYDKMPATVVDGTLWKGWESIRKRLAEIHAETNGSQVWVVECYQGVHHEELMRELQALAPDRFINTRDLFKSAEDIEAMTYPYLTDDRLFGRRAHFSYTDFLDEEKVNACRESLRDGKGWTIVYGHAAAEIVSAPDKLIYADMARWEIQMRSRRKEVNGLGVENREEAPSYHYKRGYFIDWIVCDNLKKKVLPKVDYWLDTHIVRTPKMISGETLKEGLEKTAHTPFRVVPFFDPAPWGGQWMKEVCDLNKKQDNFGWCFDCVPEENSLYLKVAGELFEIPSNDLVFYKTRDLLGGPVEARFGQDFPIRFDFLDTMGGGNLSLQVHPVTQYIRDTFGIYYTQDESYYLLDAEEDATVYLGLKTGVNPDEMIAALNESQQTGKPFDTEKYVNKWPAKRHDHYLIPAGTVHCSGAGAMVLEISATPSIFTFKLWDWGRLGLDGLPRPINIGHGSKVIQWERQTEFVRHNLINQVEMIAEGDGWREERTGLHENEFIETRRHWFTDIVPHNTNGGVQVLNVIKGDELIVESPTGAFEPFIVHYAETFIIPACVGEYTIRPYGSSVGKYCGTIKAYVRFRQ; this comes from the coding sequence ATGAGAAAAAGTAATTATGATAAAATGCCGGCCACCGTTGTAGACGGTACCTTGTGGAAAGGCTGGGAATCGATACGGAAGCGATTGGCGGAGATACATGCGGAAACGAATGGATCACAAGTTTGGGTGGTGGAATGCTACCAAGGGGTTCATCACGAGGAGTTGATGCGTGAACTGCAAGCGCTCGCGCCCGATCGTTTTATCAATACGCGAGATTTATTTAAATCGGCAGAAGATATAGAGGCGATGACCTATCCTTATCTGACGGATGACCGGTTGTTTGGCCGCCGGGCTCATTTCTCTTATACGGATTTCTTGGATGAGGAGAAGGTGAACGCCTGCCGGGAGTCCTTGCGTGATGGAAAAGGCTGGACAATCGTTTATGGCCACGCCGCCGCCGAGATCGTTTCCGCTCCGGACAAATTGATCTATGCGGATATGGCTCGTTGGGAGATCCAGATGCGTTCCCGTAGAAAAGAGGTGAACGGGCTAGGTGTGGAAAACCGGGAGGAAGCCCCGTCGTACCATTATAAGCGAGGATATTTTATTGATTGGATTGTTTGCGATAATCTGAAGAAGAAAGTCCTTCCTAAGGTCGATTATTGGTTGGATACCCATATCGTCCGAACACCTAAGATGATTTCCGGGGAGACATTGAAAGAAGGGTTAGAGAAAACGGCGCATACTCCGTTCCGGGTAGTACCTTTCTTTGATCCGGCTCCTTGGGGCGGCCAATGGATGAAAGAGGTCTGTGATCTGAATAAAAAGCAAGATAACTTCGGTTGGTGTTTTGATTGCGTGCCCGAGGAAAATAGTTTATACCTGAAAGTTGCCGGAGAGCTGTTTGAGATCCCTTCCAATGACTTGGTATTCTATAAGACGAGAGACTTGCTGGGCGGGCCGGTCGAGGCTCGTTTCGGACAAGATTTCCCGATCCGTTTCGACTTCTTGGATACGATGGGAGGAGGAAACCTAAGTTTGCAAGTGCATCCGGTCACCCAATATATCCGGGATACGTTCGGGATTTATTATACGCAGGACGAGAGCTACTACCTGCTGGATGCCGAGGAGGACGCTACCGTTTATCTGGGATTGAAAACCGGTGTCAACCCGGACGAGATGATCGCTGCCCTAAACGAGTCCCAACAGACCGGAAAGCCTTTCGATACGGAGAAATATGTCAATAAATGGCCTGCCAAACGCCATGATCATTATCTGATCCCCGCCGGAACGGTCCATTGTTCGGGAGCCGGTGCCATGGTGCTTGAGATTAGCGCTACGCCAAGTATCTTTACGTTTAAGCTTTGGGACTGGGGCCGCTTGGGATTGGACGGACTGCCTCGACCTATTAATATCGGCCACGGCTCGAAAGTGATCCAATGGGAGCGGCAAACGGAGTTTGTCCGTCATAACTTGATCAACCAAGTGGAGATGATCGCCGAGGGAGACGGTTGGCGGGAGGAGCGGACCGGCTTGCATGAGAACGAGTTCATCGAGACCCGCCGTCATTGGTTCACGGATATCGTGCCTCACAATACGAATGGAGGGGTGCAAGTACTGAATGTAATCAAGGGAGATGAGTTGATCGTGGAGAGCCCGACAGGCGCATTCGAACCTTTCATCGTTCATTACGCGGAGACTTTTATCATCCCGGCTTGCGTGGGTGAATATACGATCCGTCCGTATGGATCGTCTGTAGGTAAATATTGTGGTACTATAAAGGCTTACGTACGTTTTAGGCAATAA
- a CDS encoding AraC family transcriptional regulator encodes MVKIKEGFKGERLVSLPEELLASYRREPLINNLYVRKIGFFPRVKYHFLQKEHGCDYAMLIYCTEGKGWYRILGKQYTVEKYQYIIIPPGIPYSFGADEGDPWTIYWLHFQGKLCDQFLPSHPVPVTISPNEYSRLQDRLRLFEEIYSSFSMGYIKEYMIYSSMCLYNFLASFIYLEQFRHIMIPSQKEYPFTARVIHYMRENIQQNLTLKELASYFKYSPSHFSALFFGETGVSPMNYFIRLKIQKACEYIELTNMKLNEIATHLGFEDAAYFSRTFTKVMGCSPSVYRKKEMEI; translated from the coding sequence ATGGTCAAGATAAAAGAAGGATTTAAGGGAGAACGGCTCGTTTCTTTACCCGAGGAACTATTGGCAAGCTACCGGAGGGAACCGCTCATCAATAATTTATATGTACGCAAGATAGGTTTCTTCCCACGTGTTAAATATCATTTTCTCCAAAAAGAACATGGCTGTGACTACGCCATGCTTATTTATTGTACGGAGGGAAAAGGATGGTATCGTATCCTCGGTAAACAATATACCGTGGAGAAATACCAATATATCATCATCCCTCCCGGTATCCCCTACTCATTCGGGGCAGACGAGGGAGATCCATGGACTATTTACTGGTTACACTTCCAAGGGAAGCTTTGCGATCAATTCCTGCCGTCGCATCCGGTTCCGGTCACTATTTCGCCGAATGAATATTCCCGTTTACAAGATCGGTTACGGCTGTTTGAGGAGATATATAGCAGTTTCTCCATGGGATATATTAAAGAATATATGATTTATTCCTCCATGTGCCTTTACAATTTTCTGGCCTCTTTCATCTATCTGGAGCAATTCCGCCATATCATGATTCCCTCGCAAAAAGAATATCCGTTCACGGCACGGGTTATTCATTATATGCGTGAGAACATCCAGCAGAATCTTACCTTGAAGGAATTAGCGTCTTATTTCAAATATTCCCCTTCTCACTTCTCTGCTCTCTTCTTTGGCGAGACCGGGGTCTCGCCCATGAATTACTTCATACGCTTGAAAATACAGAAGGCTTGTGAATATATCGAGCTAACGAATATGAAGTTGAATGAGATCGCCACGCATCTGGGATTCGAGGATGCCGCCTACTTCTCGCGTACGTTTACGAAAGTTATGGGTTGCTCTCCTTCCGTTTATCGTAAAAAGGAGATGGAGATATAG
- a CDS encoding sodium/glutamate symporter translates to MIDLTQFTPWTLFTDLGFISILLLVGKFIRVKVKLIQQLFIPPSLIAGLLGLAFGPNGLGWIPLSNDLGTYAAILIALVFGALPLSSPNVSMKEVAKRVGPMWAYAQVGMLLQWALVGLFGLYVIKLIWPDLNDAFGIMLPTGFYGGHGTAAAIGSAFEGLGWDEARSLGMTTATVGVICSIIGGLLMVKWAAKHKQTAFISDFDDLPDELRSGLLPEDKRDSIGEATTSSISIDTLTFHVALVFVVAFLGYMVSQTVKVYYPVLELPVFSCAFIIGLVLKKFFDATTISRYICPQTTQRLSSSFTDMLVACGVASIKLGVIVKYALPLIVLIIAGVAIVWCITFFLGRRLAKTFWFERMIFAWGWWTGTMAMGIALLRIVDPKLSSKAMDDYAMAYLPIAPIEILLITFVPILFVNGLGVWLLLACLVLSLLILLLAWKMGWWITRS, encoded by the coding sequence ATGATAGACCTAACACAGTTCACCCCTTGGACTCTCTTTACGGATCTTGGATTCATTTCGATACTTCTATTGGTTGGCAAATTCATACGAGTCAAGGTAAAACTGATACAACAATTATTCATACCCCCCAGCTTGATCGCGGGCTTGCTAGGACTGGCGTTCGGACCTAATGGACTGGGGTGGATTCCGCTTTCCAATGACTTAGGTACTTATGCGGCTATCCTTATCGCCTTGGTGTTTGGCGCGTTGCCTTTATCTTCCCCGAACGTCTCCATGAAAGAAGTAGCGAAACGAGTCGGACCGATGTGGGCGTACGCTCAGGTGGGTATGTTATTGCAATGGGCATTAGTAGGCTTGTTCGGATTGTACGTGATCAAGCTGATCTGGCCGGACCTGAATGACGCTTTCGGCATTATGCTGCCGACAGGTTTTTATGGCGGACACGGCACGGCCGCCGCTATCGGGTCCGCATTCGAGGGATTGGGCTGGGACGAGGCTCGCAGTTTAGGCATGACTACTGCTACCGTAGGGGTTATTTGCTCGATCATCGGAGGTTTACTGATGGTCAAATGGGCGGCCAAGCATAAACAAACCGCTTTTATCTCGGATTTCGACGATCTCCCGGACGAGCTGAGAAGTGGGTTGCTGCCAGAGGATAAGCGGGATTCCATCGGAGAAGCTACGACTTCCTCCATATCCATCGATACGCTGACTTTCCATGTGGCTTTGGTATTTGTCGTGGCTTTTTTGGGATATATGGTTAGCCAAACCGTAAAGGTATATTATCCGGTATTGGAGTTACCTGTTTTCAGTTGTGCCTTTATCATTGGATTAGTATTAAAGAAATTCTTCGACGCGACAACCATATCCAGATATATCTGTCCACAGACGACCCAGAGGCTGAGCAGTTCCTTCACGGATATGCTGGTAGCTTGCGGTGTAGCGTCTATCAAGCTAGGGGTGATCGTAAAATATGCCTTGCCGCTTATCGTACTCATCATAGCGGGCGTGGCGATCGTCTGGTGCATAACATTCTTCTTAGGAAGAAGATTAGCCAAGACTTTCTGGTTCGAGCGAATGATTTTCGCTTGGGGATGGTGGACCGGCACGATGGCTATGGGCATCGCCTTGCTGCGGATCGTAGACCCGAAACTTTCCAGCAAAGCGATGGATGATTATGCGATGGCTTACCTGCCTATCGCTCCCATAGAGATCTTATTGATCACCTTCGTCCCCATCCTTTTCGTAAACGGATTGGGAGTTTGGTTGCTATTAGCCTGCTTGGTCCTTTCCCTACTTATCTTGCTGCTGGCGTGGAAGATGGGATGGTGGATTACTCGCTCTTGA
- a CDS encoding ABC transporter permease, with product MKTIIRNFLSVLRRFKMATALNVAGLAVAFAAFIVILIQINFERTFDRCHPTSGRIFRVDLTIPGTFGTILPRAFVEAVIQSSPHIEAGTLLTPSFGQNGVYLSVDRNGQPFGFKEIVTTCHASLPKIFAFPIVEGDIDCLKDPEKVMVPRSLADKLFGEDISAVGKTLRAEENIWTKSAKLFTIGAVYKDFPENTQLRNVVYTAIDPDYNINNFSSSNWVCYLLLDNPAMADEVADNFNRHFDFKKIYHEGEQIRLVPLTDIYYMNETQDGGTFRSGNKEVTALLFGIALLIVIVAAINFTNFSTSLTPLRIKSINTQKVLGSSDTLLRRSLLIEAALISFMAWLVSLVIVWGLDWAEALPFIEADLSLVSNLPIVFLCGIVALVIGWLAGIYPAYYITSFPPALVLKGSFGLSPSGRKLRTTLICVQFVVSIVLIIGACFVQIQNSYMRNFSLGFDKDQVAIVELNETMYNKHHDTYVNRLKENSGIEDVAFAMEKVGSKDGYNTNGGNYKGKDFQYFIIIASSNFLRVMGIPVIEGRDFSKADELSDHVSYIFNRTAMEGLDMQVGDAFDSYSSGHLIGFSDDVKFTSLRGGEDNIAFLVGNFGYSLPISYIRLKAGSDFHAVVGHIQETMRELDPSYPFNIEFYDEIFNHLYQKEENLRDLVTIFSLLAIIISLVGVFGLVVFETQYRRKEIGIRKVHGATVGEILLMFNKAYLRIVGICFVIAAPIAWQGVRMWLEGFAYKTPLHWWVFLIALLIVTVITLLTVSFQNWKAANENPVNSIKSE from the coding sequence ATGAAAACGATTATTCGGAACTTTCTGAGTGTGTTGAGGCGGTTTAAAATGGCGACCGCATTGAACGTAGCCGGTCTTGCGGTTGCTTTCGCCGCTTTTATCGTGATTTTGATACAGATTAATTTTGAGCGGACTTTTGATCGTTGCCATCCTACGTCCGGGCGGATTTTTAGGGTGGACTTGACCATTCCGGGTACTTTCGGGACAATATTACCCCGTGCCTTTGTGGAGGCTGTCATCCAATCTTCCCCGCATATAGAGGCGGGTACATTGTTGACTCCTTCTTTTGGCCAGAATGGTGTTTATCTCTCGGTGGATAGAAACGGGCAACCGTTTGGGTTTAAGGAAATCGTGACAACCTGCCACGCTAGTTTACCGAAGATATTCGCGTTCCCGATCGTGGAAGGCGATATCGATTGCTTGAAAGATCCTGAGAAAGTAATGGTACCCCGAAGCTTGGCTGACAAGTTGTTTGGGGAAGACATCTCTGCGGTTGGTAAGACGTTGCGAGCGGAAGAAAATATCTGGACTAAATCGGCTAAACTCTTTACGATTGGTGCGGTTTATAAGGATTTCCCGGAGAACACGCAGCTTCGGAACGTGGTCTATACGGCGATCGATCCGGATTATAATATCAATAATTTTAGCTCAAGTAACTGGGTTTGTTATTTATTGCTTGATAATCCTGCCATGGCAGATGAGGTTGCCGATAATTTCAACCGTCATTTTGATTTCAAGAAGATTTACCATGAAGGAGAACAGATCCGGCTCGTCCCGCTGACTGATATTTATTATATGAATGAGACGCAAGACGGTGGTACATTCCGGAGCGGAAACAAGGAAGTCACGGCCTTATTGTTCGGTATAGCCCTTCTGATTGTCATTGTCGCGGCTATTAACTTCACGAACTTTAGCACTTCTTTGACTCCGTTGCGAATCAAAAGCATCAATACGCAGAAGGTATTGGGTAGCTCGGATACTTTGTTGCGCAGATCTTTATTGATAGAGGCAGCCCTTATTAGTTTTATGGCGTGGCTGGTAAGTCTCGTTATCGTTTGGGGATTGGATTGGGCGGAAGCGTTACCTTTTATCGAGGCCGATTTGAGTTTGGTCTCAAATCTTCCGATCGTTTTCTTGTGTGGCATCGTAGCGTTGGTTATCGGTTGGCTGGCGGGTATTTATCCTGCTTATTATATAACTTCTTTTCCTCCGGCCTTGGTGCTGAAGGGCAGCTTCGGGTTATCTCCTTCCGGGCGTAAGTTACGTACGACATTGATTTGTGTCCAGTTCGTTGTTTCGATCGTGTTGATTATCGGGGCTTGCTTTGTGCAAATCCAGAATAGTTATATGAGGAATTTCTCTTTAGGATTCGATAAGGATCAGGTAGCTATCGTGGAGCTGAATGAGACAATGTATAATAAGCATCACGATACATATGTGAATCGCTTGAAAGAGAATTCGGGGATCGAGGATGTAGCTTTCGCTATGGAGAAAGTGGGCTCTAAGGACGGGTATAACACGAATGGCGGTAATTATAAGGGTAAGGACTTTCAGTATTTCATAATTATAGCATCTTCCAATTTCTTGCGGGTGATGGGGATTCCGGTTATAGAAGGGAGAGATTTCTCAAAGGCGGACGAACTTTCGGATCATGTGTCTTATATATTCAATCGTACGGCGATGGAGGGGTTGGATATGCAAGTGGGGGACGCGTTCGATAGCTATTCTTCCGGTCATCTTATCGGTTTCTCCGACGATGTGAAATTCACCTCGCTTCGTGGTGGAGAGGATAATATCGCTTTCTTGGTCGGAAACTTTGGTTATTCTTTGCCAATCTCTTATATCCGCTTGAAAGCCGGATCGGACTTTCATGCCGTAGTAGGTCACATCCAGGAGACGATGAGAGAATTAGATCCTTCTTATCCGTTCAATATCGAGTTCTATGATGAGATCTTTAATCATCTTTACCAGAAAGAGGAGAACCTACGCGATCTGGTTACGATCTTTAGCTTGCTGGCGATTATTATCTCTTTGGTCGGGGTATTTGGCTTAGTGGTGTTCGAGACTCAATACCGCCGTAAGGAAATAGGTATCCGCAAGGTACATGGAGCTACGGTAGGGGAGATCCTGCTGATGTTTAATAAGGCCTATCTGAGGATTGTAGGTATTTGCTTCGTGATAGCGGCGCCGATCGCTTGGCAGGGCGTGAGGATGTGGCTCGAGGGTTTCGCTTATAAGACTCCACTTCATTGGTGGGTATTCTTAATCGCCTTATTGATCGTAACCGTAATCACGTTATTGACCGTGAGTTTCCAGAACTGGAAAGCGGCGAACGAGAACCCGGTAAATAGTATCAAGAGCGAGTAA